In the genome of Nicoliella spurrieriana, the window TTTGGCCGCAAGGAGTCGGTCGTTGAAGCCGGGCAGAAGAGTTTTTCGACCTACCAGATCTACAAGGGGACGCTGAATGAAACCACCGGGGCGGCCAATTTTAGCGCCGTACCGCAAAACATTAACTGGGGTGGGTATAGTAACCAAAACCTTGATTATGATGCATATAACAACCGGATGTACATTGTTTCTGATAATATCATCACCTCGGTCCCATTAGACAAGCTGGTGGCGGGGACGCTCCAGCCAAGTGACGTGCACTACATGTCGTTTGGGATTAACCGTGAATTTGAGGACCTGTCGTTTGATGCGCAGGGGTACGGGTACCTACTGACGCTGTGGAGTCCGGAAGTGATGAAGTCACAGGCGCCGTTGGATTAAATGAATAAAAGCGTGGTTAATTTTACATTGACCACGTTTTTATTTTGGAATGAAAAATCAAGGGGGGCTTTTAGGTTGGCTACTTACTATGCTATACTCAGGTTACTTAATTAACTGCAAGGGGAGCCGTTTGGCTGAGAGTAGGTCCGTCCTTAACCCTTATGAACCTGATCTGGTTAGTACCAGCGTAGGAATGCAGCGACTTTGATTTTAAATGGAAACTTTTTCAATTTGCGGTGGTGAATTGGGTTCTCAGTTTAATTAAGCCAAATTGCTTAATTTAAGGAGAGATGTTTTCATGGAAAATGATCAAGCAACCACTGATTTGTCCACCAATGACTTAAAATGGGGACAAACATTTCTTGCTAGTATTCAACATATTTTTGTTTCAAACGTGTGGTTAGACCCGATTTTTGTTGCGTCCACTGCGGGGCTATCACTAACACTATCCACTAACTTAGTGAATGCAATTTTTATTGCATCTGGGTTGGTGACCATTATTCAAGCGACCAAATTAGTACGACTTCCAATCGTTCAGGGGCCCTCTGCAGCTTTTGATGCATTGATGATCAATGCGGGAAAGACGGGGACCCTGCCAGCTGCAGGCGGATCGATTTTACTGAGTGCTATTTTGGCGTTTTTTTTAGCAATTACGGGATTATTGGGGAAGCTGACCAAGTGGTTAACGCCCGCAATTACCGGGACCATTATTTTTCTTGTGGGGATTTCACTAGCCAGCTTCACGTTAGAAGAATTTTTGGGCGGGAATCCGACTGCTGCAAGCTTTGCTGCCCCTAAGACACTGTTAGTAGCGATTGTCACCGCTGCCATTGTGGTGGGGCTCTCCATCTTTGGCCGGGGCTTTTGGCACCGCTATTCATTCTTGATTGCGCTTGTGGTGGGGGATGGATTGGCCTTTGCGACTGGGATGATCGACCTCTCGGGACTGGCGCATAAGCCCCTCTTTGGGTTCCCACAATTATTGCCGTACGGAATGTTACGGTTCAACTGGACGTTATTTATTACCTTCTTCATTGCCTATTGTGTGGCAATCATCGAAGCCATTGGGGTGTATGAGGCCTCGGCGGATGTGACCAAGACTAAAATTGACCAAAAGCGAATTGAAAAGGGGATTGCTGGTGAAGCAGCGGGTTCGATTCTTTCTTCAATGATCGGTGGGTTCCCAACAACGGCCTTTGCTCAAAACCTTGGGGTAATGAAGCTGACCGGGATTCATTCACGCAAGCCAATCCTATTGGCTGGGAGCTTGTTATTAGTGTTCGGCTTTATTCCTAAATTAGGGGCCTTTCTATCACTAACCCCGGCACCAGTAATTGGTGGAATGTTCTTACCAGCCGCAGCAACGCTGATCACGACTGGCTTTGCGATTTTAAAACGGGCTGAGAGTAACGATACGAATAATTTGATCATTGGGTTATCGATTATGTTGGCAATCGGCATCCCTGCCTATGCGACTAATTATTCGGGGGCACTGAGACCACTATTAACGAATAACATTTTGCTTGGGGCAATTGCTTCCGTATTACTACACATTTTGTTAGTGGCAGTGCCTAAAGCGTTTCAACGGCGGGAGGTCAATCATGAATCAAATTAAAAATGATGTCTTAACATTTATTCAACAGCATCCAGCAATTGGGACTCCTAATGACGACCAAGACTTTAATCAGCTTGCGTTAAAAATTTTTAAATATCAGTTTGAGCATAACTTACCATTTAAAAGCTATGCGAAGCACCAGCGCAAAACACCGCTGTTGGTACATGACTGGACTCAAATTCCGTTGATGCCGATTCGGGGGTATAAATACCTGTCGTTATCCGCTACTCCGATTACTCCTGATGAGCCGGTATTTATGTCCAGTGGGACCACGGATCCGACCCACCGGAGCCGGAATTATCATCCGACGTTTGAGACCTGGGATGCCTCGATGAAGGGGCCGTTCAAGCAATTTGTGATGCCCGATCGAGACCGGATGCGCATCATCGGATTATTTCCGGGGGCAGATGTGAATCCACACTCCTCGCTGTCAAGATACGTTAGTAAGGCACTGGCGTTCTTTGGTGATGATCAGAGCCACATTTACGTTAATGAGCACGCCATGGACTTTTCCAGCATCGTCGGCGCCTTGCAAACAGCGATTAAGCAGAACGAGCCGGTAATGTTATTGGGGGCTAGTTTCTCGTACGTGCACCTATTGGACTACCTAAGGCAACACGACCTGCACTTTCAGTTGCCCGCTGCGAGTCGCATCTTTGATACCGGGGGCTTTAAGGGCCAATCCCGGGAATTGGGCTTGAATGACTTATTACAACAGCTTAGTGCAACGTTTGGGGTCGCACGGGACCACCATATTAATATGTATGGGATGACCGAGGTTTGTTCGCAGTGTTACGACCGCAATCTTTTTGATATGGCTCACCATCAGCCCGTTCATGATACTAAGTTGGCTCCCGCCTGGGTCCGGATTCGGATTCTAGACCCAGACACCTTGGCGCCAGTTCAGGCTGGACAAACGGGCTTAATTGCCTACTATGACCTGACTAATTGGAATTCATGTGTGGGGATTTTAACTGAAGATCTGGGGGTGCAATCTGCTGCTGGGTTTAAATTACTGGGGCGGATTAAGGGGGCCGAGGCCAAGGGCTGTTCAATTGCGATTGATCAACTATTGACTGCGACTAACGCCAGGGGGCAAAAGTAATGCCAGCAACCATTAAAATCATCCCGCTTGATATCTTTAAATTACCGGATTCAATTAGCGTTCAATCATTTCGGTATCAATCAGTCACGGTGGGGACCACGGTGTATTCACTCCGGTATCCGGTAATCGATGCGGATGCGATTGCCCACACCGCCCGCTTAATTGAAGCCCACCAACAAAGCGATTTAGCCAAACGCACCGTTGCTGAAATCATTGACGTGATCGACCGCGCCATTCAGCTCTGGACGCAGCCCCAATATCCACAGCGTTGCCTAGCAA includes:
- a CDS encoding uracil-xanthine permease family protein — protein: MENDQATTDLSTNDLKWGQTFLASIQHIFVSNVWLDPIFVASTAGLSLTLSTNLVNAIFIASGLVTIIQATKLVRLPIVQGPSAAFDALMINAGKTGTLPAAGGSILLSAILAFFLAITGLLGKLTKWLTPAITGTIIFLVGISLASFTLEEFLGGNPTAASFAAPKTLLVAIVTAAIVVGLSIFGRGFWHRYSFLIALVVGDGLAFATGMIDLSGLAHKPLFGFPQLLPYGMLRFNWTLFITFFIAYCVAIIEAIGVYEASADVTKTKIDQKRIEKGIAGEAAGSILSSMIGGFPTTAFAQNLGVMKLTGIHSRKPILLAGSLLLVFGFIPKLGAFLSLTPAPVIGGMFLPAAATLITTGFAILKRAESNDTNNLIIGLSIMLAIGIPAYATNYSGALRPLLTNNILLGAIASVLLHILLVAVPKAFQRREVNHESN
- a CDS encoding acyl-CoA synthetase; amino-acid sequence: MNQIKNDVLTFIQQHPAIGTPNDDQDFNQLALKIFKYQFEHNLPFKSYAKHQRKTPLLVHDWTQIPLMPIRGYKYLSLSATPITPDEPVFMSSGTTDPTHRSRNYHPTFETWDASMKGPFKQFVMPDRDRMRIIGLFPGADVNPHSSLSRYVSKALAFFGDDQSHIYVNEHAMDFSSIVGALQTAIKQNEPVMLLGASFSYVHLLDYLRQHDLHFQLPAASRIFDTGGFKGQSRELGLNDLLQQLSATFGVARDHHINMYGMTEVCSQCYDRNLFDMAHHQPVHDTKLAPAWVRIRILDPDTLAPVQAGQTGLIAYYDLTNWNSCVGILTEDLGVQSAAGFKLLGRIKGAEAKGCSIAIDQLLTATNARGQK